In Paracoccus aminophilus JCM 7686, a single window of DNA contains:
- the rpe gene encoding ribulose-phosphate 3-epimerase, with amino-acid sequence MTFDRRIKIAPSILSADFADFGREIRAIEDQGADWVHVDVMDGHFVPNLTFGPPAVKAFRKHVKTFMDVHLMIAPVDPFIEAYAEAGADLITAHVEAGPHIHRTLQAIRATGKKAGVALNPGTPAEAIEHVLDLADLVCVMTVNPGFGGQKFIDMTGKVRKLRQMIGDRPVHIEIDGGVDPVTAPLLVAAGADVLVAGSAVFRGGSVANPEAYGDNIRAIRQAAEGALVGA; translated from the coding sequence ATGACATTTGACCGTCGGATCAAGATCGCCCCTTCGATCCTCTCTGCCGATTTTGCCGATTTCGGGCGCGAGATCCGCGCCATCGAGGATCAGGGCGCCGATTGGGTCCATGTCGATGTGATGGATGGCCATTTCGTGCCGAACCTGACCTTCGGCCCGCCCGCCGTGAAGGCGTTTCGCAAGCATGTGAAGACCTTCATGGATGTGCACCTGATGATCGCGCCGGTCGATCCCTTCATCGAGGCCTATGCCGAGGCCGGGGCGGATCTGATCACCGCCCATGTCGAGGCGGGGCCGCATATTCATCGCACCCTTCAGGCGATCCGGGCGACCGGCAAGAAGGCCGGGGTGGCGCTTAATCCCGGCACGCCGGCCGAGGCGATCGAGCATGTGCTCGATCTCGCCGATCTGGTCTGCGTGATGACCGTGAACCCGGGCTTTGGTGGGCAGAAGTTCATCGACATGACCGGCAAGGTTCGCAAGCTGCGCCAGATGATCGGCGACCGGCCTGTCCATATCGAGATCGACGGCGGCGTCGATCCGGTGACGGCGCCGCTGCTCGTGGCAGCGGGAGCGGATGTGCTGGTGGCGGGCTCGGCGGTGTTCCGCGGTGGCTCGGTCGCCAACCCCGAGGCCTACGGCGACAATATTCGGGCGATCCGTCAGGCCGCAGAAGGCGCGCTTGTCGGCGCGTGA
- a CDS encoding phosphoribulokinase, producing the protein MSKKHPIISVTGSSGSGTTTIKNTFDQIFRREGVRAVSIEGDAFHRYDRAAMQAELARRMEAGDFTFSHFSIDANELGLLEEVFRSYGAEGRGRTRHYIHDDKEAESWGIEPGGFTPWEELAPDSDLLFYEGLHGAVRSEGIDIAGQADLKIGVVPVINLEWIQKIHRDRASRGYSTEAVTDTILRRMHDYVHVICPQFAETDINFQRVPVVDTSNPFTARWIPTPDESLVVIRFRNPRGIDFPYLTQMIQGSWMSRANSIVIPGPKMDLAMQLILTPLVARMVGESKRA; encoded by the coding sequence ATGAGTAAGAAACATCCGATCATTTCGGTCACCGGCTCGTCGGGCTCGGGGACGACCACGATCAAGAATACATTCGACCAGATCTTCCGGCGCGAGGGCGTGCGCGCCGTCTCGATCGAGGGGGATGCCTTCCACCGCTATGACCGCGCGGCCATGCAAGCCGAGCTGGCGCGGCGCATGGAGGCGGGGGATTTCACCTTCAGCCATTTCTCGATCGACGCCAATGAACTTGGCCTGCTCGAAGAGGTCTTCCGCAGCTATGGCGCCGAGGGCCGGGGCCGGACGCGGCATTACATTCATGACGACAAGGAAGCCGAGAGCTGGGGCATCGAGCCGGGCGGGTTTACCCCTTGGGAAGAGCTCGCGCCGGATTCGGATCTGCTCTTTTACGAGGGGCTGCACGGCGCGGTGCGCAGCGAGGGGATCGATATTGCCGGGCAGGCCGATCTCAAGATCGGGGTGGTGCCGGTCATCAATCTGGAATGGATCCAGAAGATCCACCGCGACCGCGCCAGCCGGGGCTATTCGACCGAAGCCGTGACCGATACGATTCTGCGGAGGATGCATGACTATGTTCATGTCATCTGCCCGCAATTTGCCGAAACCGACATCAACTTCCAACGCGTGCCGGTGGTCGATACCTCGAACCCCTTCACCGCGCGCTGGATCCCGACGCCGGACGAAAGCCTCGTCGTCATCCGCTTCAGAAACCCGCGCGGCATCGACTTTCCCTATCTCACCCAGATGATTCAGGGCTCGTGGATGTCGCGCGCGAATTCGATCGTGATTCCGGGGCCGAAGATGGATCTGGCCATGCAATTGATCCTGACCCCGCTGGTGGCGCGGATGGTGGGCGAATCAAAGCGCGCCTGA
- a CDS encoding class 1 fructose-bisphosphatase — translation MTASAIYLTRIPMPFQAVMEELASAAAEVAVLIRRGGHPERLEAEGAALEERAAARFQSGLQRAGVRWYASLAEPETLALNPGGCLAVAMSPLDGAAGLETNLALGTIFSIYRATADAEGTFLRAGSELLAAGYVLYGPSTSLVVSFGDGTQLYRLNPETGQFELIQCRLALPEESGDFAINTSNYRHWARPVRAYVDDCLAGTDGPRAQNFNMRWVANLVAEAHRILMRGGIYLSPADRRKDNEHGRLHLLFECAPIAFVIEQAGGRATDGCESVLRGQASQFHERTPFVFGSSEMVDRVATYHDLPETEVSALFGNRGLFRA, via the coding sequence ATGACGGCGAGCGCAATCTATCTGACCCGTATCCCCATGCCGTTTCAAGCGGTGATGGAAGAGCTTGCATCAGCTGCGGCCGAAGTCGCTGTGCTGATCCGGCGCGGCGGGCATCCAGAGCGGTTGGAAGCCGAGGGCGCGGCGCTGGAAGAGCGGGCAGCGGCGCGGTTTCAGTCAGGACTACAGCGCGCCGGGGTGCGCTGGTATGCCTCGCTGGCCGAGCCCGAGACGCTGGCGCTGAATCCGGGCGGCTGCCTTGCGGTCGCGATGTCGCCGCTCGATGGCGCGGCGGGGTTGGAAACCAATCTCGCGCTGGGCACGATTTTCTCGATCTACCGGGCGACGGCGGATGCCGAAGGGACCTTCCTGCGCGCGGGCTCAGAGCTCCTGGCGGCGGGCTATGTGCTTTACGGGCCGTCGACCTCGCTGGTCGTGAGCTTTGGCGATGGCACCCAGCTTTATCGTCTGAACCCCGAAACCGGGCAGTTCGAGCTGATCCAATGCCGTCTGGCGCTGCCCGAGGAATCGGGAGATTTCGCGATCAACACCTCGAATTATCGCCATTGGGCGCGTCCGGTGCGGGCCTATGTCGATGATTGTCTGGCCGGGACGGACGGGCCGCGGGCGCAGAATTTCAACATGCGGTGGGTGGCCAACCTTGTCGCCGAGGCTCATCGCATCCTCATGCGCGGCGGGATCTATCTCTCGCCCGCCGACCGGCGCAAGGACAATGAACATGGCCGGCTCCATCTGCTGTTTGAATGCGCGCCGATTGCCTTTGTCATTGAACAGGCGGGTGGCCGGGCGACGGATGGCTGTGAATCGGTCCTGCGCGGCCAGGCCAGCCAGTTTCACGAGCGCACCCCCTTCGTCTTCGGTTCGTCCGAAATGGTCGACCGGGTCGCCACCTATCACGATCTGCCCGAGACCGAAGTCTCGGCGCTTTTCGGCAATCGCGGGCTTTTCCGCGCCTGA
- the cbbR gene encoding LysR family regulator CbbR, with amino-acid sequence MARIDALTLRQLRALRAVVATGTLTAAAHDLGLSPPAIHGQIRSLEDLLGSPLLQKGEHGVFVPTAEGQAVLEAEAQIAIALDGCARRVAALRSGQSGSAVLGVVSTGKYFAPGLVALLRRQFPDIEVTLRIGNRDTITAALNARALDLAIMGRPPRNPPVVAQPLGPHPHILIAAPDHPLAGADPAMPDELLAETFLAREEGSGTRIMMTRFLDRIGDGQPFRVIEMGTNETIKQAVIAGLGIALISQHTVTDELRWGRLISIPAIGLPIQRSWYILHREDAQMTPATARLHDYILSLRGSFLPSPP; translated from the coding sequence ATGGCAAGGATCGATGCGCTGACGTTACGGCAATTGCGCGCACTGCGGGCCGTGGTCGCGACGGGGACTCTCACCGCCGCCGCCCATGATCTCGGTCTCAGCCCCCCGGCCATTCACGGCCAGATCCGCTCGCTCGAGGATCTTCTGGGCAGTCCCTTGCTGCAAAAGGGCGAGCATGGCGTTTTCGTGCCGACCGCCGAGGGTCAGGCCGTGCTTGAGGCCGAGGCGCAGATCGCGATTGCGCTGGACGGCTGCGCGCGGCGGGTGGCGGCTTTGCGCAGCGGGCAAAGTGGCAGCGCGGTGCTGGGCGTCGTCTCGACCGGCAAATATTTCGCCCCCGGTCTGGTTGCACTGCTGCGCCGTCAGTTCCCCGATATCGAGGTCACCCTGCGCATTGGCAATCGCGATACGATCACCGCGGCGCTGAACGCCCGCGCGCTCGATCTTGCGATCATGGGGCGGCCGCCGCGCAATCCGCCGGTGGTGGCCCAACCCCTCGGGCCTCATCCCCATATCCTGATCGCCGCGCCCGATCATCCGCTTGCGGGCGCCGATCCCGCCATGCCCGACGAGCTTCTCGCCGAGACCTTCCTTGCCCGCGAAGAGGGCTCGGGCACGCGCATTATGATGACCCGTTTTCTCGACCGGATCGGCGATGGCCAGCCCTTCCGCGTGATCGAGATGGGCACGAATGAGACGATCAAACAGGCCGTCATCGCCGGTCTCGGGATCGCGCTGATTTCGCAGCATACAGTGACAGATGAGCTGCGCTGGGGGCGGCTGATCTCGATCCCGGCGATCGGGCTGCCGATCCAGCGCAGCTGGTATATCCTGCACCGCGAGGATGCGCAGATGACGCCTGCGACGGCGCGGCTGCATGACTACATTCTCTCGCTGCGGGGCTCGTTTCTGCCAAGCCCGCCCTGA
- the hslO gene encoding Hsp33 family molecular chaperone HslO, which yields MTKINQIAWDDTILPFQLDRSGVRGRIARLDGTLEHILSRHHYPTAVGGLVAELALLTALIGQTMKLRWKLSLQVRGSGAIRTLATDYYAPEAEGEPARIRAWASFDAERLDESAPAFEQIGDGYFAVLIDQGPGNTPYQGLTPLAGGSLASCAQTYFAQSEQLPTRFSLEHGLSQIAGDAPRWRAGGVMLQTLPAQPMPEGEGGSGEGGLIQSADILQGVESEDWNRANFLLDTVETMELIGPSVAPTDLLVRLFHEEEPRIFDPQAVKFGCTCTEDKVRNTMSIYSQKDITHMTTEAGIVTADCQFCGAHYELDPKSLGFEATIDAEGNPLPPKDSAPHGGAVDHGTPQQGAAH from the coding sequence ATGACCAAGATCAACCAGATCGCCTGGGACGATACGATCCTGCCGTTTCAGCTTGACCGCTCCGGTGTGCGCGGCCGCATCGCGCGCCTCGACGGCACGCTCGAGCATATTTTGTCGCGCCATCACTATCCGACCGCCGTGGGCGGTCTGGTGGCCGAGCTTGCGCTTTTGACCGCGCTGATCGGCCAGACCATGAAACTGCGCTGGAAGCTCAGCCTGCAAGTGCGCGGCAGCGGTGCCATTCGCACCCTCGCGACCGATTACTATGCCCCCGAAGCCGAGGGCGAGCCCGCACGTATCCGCGCCTGGGCGAGCTTTGACGCCGAGCGTCTGGACGAATCGGCTCCGGCTTTCGAGCAGATCGGCGACGGCTATTTCGCGGTGCTGATCGACCAAGGTCCGGGCAATACCCCCTATCAGGGGCTGACCCCGCTTGCGGGCGGCTCGCTGGCGAGCTGTGCCCAGACCTATTTCGCTCAGTCCGAGCAATTGCCGACGCGTTTCTCGCTGGAACACGGCCTCTCGCAGATCGCGGGCGATGCGCCGCGTTGGCGGGCGGGCGGCGTGATGCTGCAAACCCTGCCCGCGCAACCCATGCCCGAGGGCGAGGGCGGCAGTGGTGAAGGTGGGCTGATCCAGTCGGCGGACATCTTGCAAGGCGTCGAATCCGAGGATTGGAACCGGGCGAACTTCCTGCTCGATACGGTCGAGACGATGGAGCTGATCGGGCCTTCGGTGGCACCGACCGATCTGCTCGTGCGGCTGTTCCACGAAGAAGAGCCGCGCATCTTCGACCCTCAGGCGGTCAAATTCGGCTGCACCTGCACCGAGGACAAGGTCCGCAACACGATGTCGATCTATTCGCAGAAAGACATCACCCATATGACCACCGAAGCGGGCATCGTCACCGCCGATTGCCAGTTCTGCGGCGCGCATTACGAGCTTGACCCGAAAAGCCTTGGCTTTGAGGCGACAATCGACGCCGAGGGCAATCCGCTGCCCCCCAAAGACAGCGCCCCGCATGGCGGCGCTGTTGACCACGGCACGCCCCAGCAGGGGGCTGCCCATTAA
- a CDS encoding CoA pyrophosphatase, with protein sequence MTDLPVRDRLLRALDVPAEPSSDYDFTPAATVPDAPLRAAGVLAAFDAQTGRLILTKRSSSLRHHPGQIALPGGKVDPEDADATAAALREAREEVGLDPAQVEVLGLLPPHRTVTGFSMTPVLGLIHGPFTPTPEAGEVEEVFTVPFAHIAGLDHYRIERRLWRQDWRAYQTVPYGPYFIWGATARVLHSLARRLNA encoded by the coding sequence ATGACGGATCTGCCGGTGCGCGACCGGCTCTTGCGGGCGCTTGATGTTCCGGCAGAGCCGTCTTCGGATTACGACTTCACCCCCGCCGCGACGGTGCCGGATGCGCCGTTGCGCGCGGCGGGGGTGCTCGCCGCATTCGATGCCCAGACCGGCCGGCTGATCCTGACCAAACGCTCGTCGAGCCTGCGCCACCACCCCGGCCAGATCGCGCTGCCGGGCGGCAAGGTCGATCCCGAAGACGCCGATGCCACCGCTGCCGCCTTGCGAGAGGCGCGCGAAGAGGTCGGGCTCGACCCGGCTCAGGTCGAGGTGCTGGGCCTTTTGCCGCCCCATCGCACCGTCACCGGCTTTTCCATGACCCCGGTTCTGGGCCTGATCCACGGCCCCTTCACCCCGACCCCCGAGGCAGGTGAGGTCGAAGAGGTCTTCACCGTGCCGTTCGCGCATATCGCGGGGCTCGATCATTACCGGATCGAGCGGCGGCTCTGGCGGCAGGATTGGCGCGCCTATCAGACCGTGCCTTACGGCCCCTATTTCATCTGGGGCGCAACGGCACGGGTGCTGCACTCCTTGGCCCGGCGACTGAACGCATGA
- a CDS encoding CCA tRNA nucleotidyltransferase, which produces MTEPIAPPRIDTSDPDLQRVLLALNAGGHQAYVVGGAVRNGLLGLAIADWDISTDAPPDRTIELGQAAGLKAVPTGIEHGTITLITNGKPFEVTTFRHDVETDGRRAIVAFTASLSEDAQRRDFTMNALYARADGAVIDPVGGLPDLAARRLRFVGHAPDRIREDYLRILRFFRFLAQYGDAGQADREALAACADLASGLAQISQERIGAEMRKLLGAADPAPSLALMAQAGVLEVILPGADPGDLAALVAAERAAGIAPAWPRRLALLRAPNTTEALRLSREESARQKHLSEAPPLPLPEAAYRLGYDLALDLALIRQGRGAALPADWHAEITAAAAETLPLSAKDLMPELQGAALGRGLQAAEKAWIDNGFAIPKADLIRIARQATEQSGLS; this is translated from the coding sequence ATGACAGAGCCGATTGCCCCCCCGCGCATCGACACCTCGGACCCCGATCTGCAACGGGTGTTGTTGGCCCTGAATGCGGGCGGGCATCAGGCCTATGTCGTCGGCGGCGCGGTGCGCAATGGGCTCTTGGGGCTCGCGATTGCCGATTGGGACATTTCGACCGACGCGCCCCCGGACCGCACCATCGAGCTTGGACAGGCAGCGGGGCTCAAGGCGGTTCCGACCGGGATCGAGCATGGCACGATCACGCTGATTACCAACGGCAAGCCCTTCGAGGTCACGACCTTCCGCCATGATGTCGAGACCGATGGCCGCCGCGCCATCGTCGCCTTCACCGCGAGCCTGAGCGAAGATGCGCAGCGCCGCGACTTCACCATGAACGCGCTTTACGCGCGCGCCGATGGCGCGGTCATCGACCCGGTCGGCGGCCTGCCCGATCTGGCCGCGCGTCGCTTGCGGTTCGTCGGTCACGCCCCCGATCGCATCCGCGAGGATTACCTGCGCATCCTGCGCTTCTTCCGCTTTCTCGCCCAATATGGCGACGCGGGTCAGGCCGACCGCGAGGCGCTCGCCGCCTGCGCCGATCTGGCTTCGGGCCTCGCGCAGATCTCGCAAGAGCGGATCGGGGCCGAAATGCGCAAGCTGCTGGGCGCGGCTGATCCTGCGCCCTCGCTCGCCCTGATGGCGCAGGCGGGAGTTTTGGAGGTGATCCTGCCCGGCGCCGATCCAGGCGATCTCGCCGCGCTGGTTGCGGCTGAACGCGCCGCTGGCATCGCCCCGGCATGGCCGCGCCGTCTGGCGCTTCTGCGCGCGCCTAACACGACCGAGGCGCTTCGCCTCTCGCGCGAGGAAAGCGCCCGGCAAAAGCATCTGAGCGAGGCGCCCCCCCTGCCCCTGCCGGAAGCGGCCTACCGTCTGGGTTACGATCTCGCGCTGGATCTGGCGCTGATCCGTCAGGGGCGCGGCGCGGCACTGCCTGCAGATTGGCACGCCGAAATCACCGCCGCCGCCGCCGAGACCCTGCCGCTCTCGGCCAAGGATCTCATGCCAGAGCTGCAGGGCGCCGCTCTGGGCCGGGGGTTGCAAGCTGCCGAAAAGGCATGGATAGACAACGGGTTCGCGATACCCAAGGCCGATCTGATCCGGATTGCAAGGCAGGCGACGGAACAAAGCGGCCTGAGCTGA
- a CDS encoding ABC transporter ATP-binding protein, whose protein sequence is MHTFFARMIDAFRPAEGPPPRTLLAFFRWCLSGAWGGLTVAAITSALGGIADIVSAVLLGRVVDAVVGGTPETILGEHFGLIVGFILFFLVIRPAIFGLSTASSSVIIGPNLFPLVLSRLHRWTMGHSVTFFDNDFAGRIAQKQTQTARAVTDVATEFVNVVAFALASILGSAAFLVTVDGWGAVAMIVWLFSYFALIRFFLPKIRSRSAKRASARAMVTGQVVDTITNIKTVKLFAHDEYEDRAALGAMVGFRERALDFGRVSTWFRFSLMLVAGALPVVLIGGSFMLWRDGLATAGDIAAAGAISMRLSQMTGWVSMALMGVWGSIGEVEDGMNTLSPPHALTDKPGAQVLGRVKGQIDFDHVSFAYGREIGGIDDVDLRIRPGEKIGIVGASGAGKSTLVALLLRLYDVEKGALRIDGTDLREVTQESLRRNIAMVTQETAMFNRSARDNILYGRPDASDDEMIAAAKAAEAHEFILTLQDHMGRKGYEAHLGERGVKLSGGQRQRVALARAFLKDSPILVLDEATSALDSEVEAQIQEALNRVMRGKTVLAIAHRLSTIAELDRIVVLEAGRIVEEGTHAELLALNGTYARYWSRQSGGFLGVDDDEATEAAE, encoded by the coding sequence ATGCATACATTTTTCGCCCGGATGATCGATGCCTTCCGTCCCGCTGAAGGCCCGCCGCCCCGGACCCTGCTCGCCTTCTTCCGCTGGTGCTTGTCCGGCGCATGGGGCGGGCTGACGGTTGCGGCGATTACCTCGGCGCTTGGCGGCATTGCTGATATCGTCTCGGCCGTGCTTCTGGGCCGTGTCGTTGATGCGGTCGTCGGCGGCACGCCCGAGACCATTCTGGGCGAGCATTTCGGCCTGATCGTCGGCTTCATCCTGTTCTTCCTTGTGATCCGCCCGGCGATCTTCGGCCTCTCGACCGCCTCATCGAGCGTCATCATCGGGCCGAACCTCTTCCCGCTCGTGCTCTCGCGGCTGCACCGCTGGACCATGGGCCATTCGGTCACCTTCTTCGACAATGATTTCGCGGGCCGCATCGCCCAGAAACAGACCCAGACCGCCCGCGCGGTCACCGATGTCGCGACCGAATTCGTGAACGTGGTGGCCTTCGCGCTGGCCTCGATCCTCGGCTCGGCGGCTTTCCTCGTGACGGTGGACGGCTGGGGCGCGGTGGCGATGATCGTCTGGCTGTTCAGCTATTTCGCGCTGATCCGCTTCTTCTTGCCGAAGATCCGCTCGCGCTCGGCCAAACGCGCCTCGGCGCGCGCCATGGTAACCGGGCAGGTCGTCGATACGATCACCAATATCAAGACGGTCAAGCTGTTTGCCCATGACGAATATGAAGACCGCGCCGCGCTTGGCGCCATGGTCGGCTTTCGCGAGCGCGCGCTGGACTTTGGCCGCGTCAGCACCTGGTTCCGCTTTTCGCTGATGCTTGTCGCGGGCGCCTTGCCGGTCGTGCTGATCGGCGGCAGCTTCATGCTGTGGCGCGACGGGCTGGCGACGGCGGGCGATATTGCCGCGGCGGGCGCGATCTCGATGCGTCTGAGCCAGATGACCGGCTGGGTCAGCATGGCGCTGATGGGGGTCTGGGGCTCGATCGGCGAGGTCGAGGACGGCATGAACACGCTCTCGCCACCCCATGCGCTGACCGACAAGCCCGGCGCGCAGGTGCTGGGCCGGGTCAAGGGTCAGATCGATTTCGACCATGTCAGCTTCGCCTATGGCCGCGAGATCGGCGGCATCGACGACGTCGATCTGCGCATTCGCCCCGGCGAGAAAATCGGCATCGTCGGCGCCTCTGGCGCGGGGAAATCGACGCTCGTCGCGCTGCTCTTGCGGCTTTACGATGTCGAGAAAGGCGCGCTGCGCATCGACGGCACCGATCTGCGCGAGGTGACGCAGGAAAGCCTGCGCCGCAATATCGCGATGGTCACGCAGGAAACCGCGATGTTCAACCGCTCGGCGCGCGACAACATCCTTTACGGCCGCCCCGATGCCAGCGACGACGAGATGATCGCCGCCGCCAAGGCCGCCGAGGCGCATGAATTCATCCTGACGCTGCAAGACCATATGGGCCGCAAGGGCTATGAGGCGCATCTGGGAGAGCGCGGCGTGAAGCTCTCGGGCGGGCAGCGCCAGCGCGTTGCTCTCGCCCGCGCTTTCCTCAAGGATTCGCCGATTCTGGTGCTGGATGAGGCGACCAGCGCACTCGACAGCGAGGTCGAAGCGCAGATCCAGGAAGCGCTCAACCGCGTCATGCGCGGCAAGACCGTGCTCGCGATTGCCCACCGCCTCTCGACCATCGCCGAGCTGGACCGCATCGTCGTTCTCGAAGCGGGCCGCATCGTCGAGGAAGGCACCCATGCCGAGCTGCTCGCGCTGAACGGCACCTATGCGCGCTATTGGAGCCGCCAGTCGGGCGGCTTCCTTGGCGTCGATGACGACGAAGCAACCGAGGCGGCAGAGTGA
- a CDS encoding class I SAM-dependent RNA methyltransferase produces MSEDTIRDWTVERLGRRGDGVAFDAAGQRALAARVLPGEVIAGAPVEGRIADPKIVTPSPERIRSACPHYRACGGCALMHASDGFVAGWKAGLVTSALAAQGIVAEVSGISTSPIRSRRRAVLSGKRTKKGALVGFHARASDVIVDLQDCLVLRPAIQAALPFLRELVTAGGSRQAELSIAVTETPQGLDLAVKGGKPMEPGLFAALSALSESGDLARLDWDGEPITRRPPALTMGRAQVVPPPGGFLQATREGEAALVTAVRDILKDAGRIADLFAGCGTFTLPLAEQAEVDAFEGLAAPLAALDSAWRKTATLKRVASHVRDLAKRPLQPDELAPYDAIVIDPPRAGAEPQAVELARSGVQRLAWVSCDPVTFARDARILAEGGYQLRRLYVVDQFRWSAHVETVAEFARR; encoded by the coding sequence GTGAGCGAAGACACAATCCGGGACTGGACCGTCGAGCGGTTGGGGCGGCGTGGCGATGGCGTTGCCTTCGATGCCGCAGGTCAGCGCGCTCTGGCCGCGCGCGTCCTGCCCGGCGAGGTGATCGCGGGCGCGCCCGTCGAGGGCCGCATTGCCGATCCGAAGATCGTGACCCCCTCACCCGAGCGCATCCGCTCCGCCTGCCCGCATTACCGCGCCTGCGGCGGCTGCGCGCTCATGCATGCGAGCGACGGCTTCGTTGCCGGCTGGAAGGCCGGGCTGGTGACTTCCGCGCTCGCGGCGCAGGGCATCGTGGCCGAGGTCTCGGGCATCTCGACCTCGCCCATCCGCTCGCGCCGTCGCGCGGTGCTGTCGGGCAAGCGCACCAAGAAGGGCGCGCTCGTGGGGTTTCACGCCCGCGCCTCGGATGTCATCGTCGATTTGCAGGATTGCCTTGTCTTGCGCCCCGCCATTCAGGCCGCCCTGCCCTTCCTGCGCGAGTTGGTGACGGCTGGCGGCTCGCGTCAGGCCGAGCTTTCGATCGCGGTGACCGAGACGCCGCAGGGGCTCGATCTGGCGGTGAAGGGCGGCAAGCCGATGGAGCCCGGCCTCTTCGCGGCGCTCTCGGCCCTGAGCGAGAGCGGCGATCTTGCGCGGCTCGACTGGGACGGAGAGCCGATCACCCGCCGTCCGCCCGCGCTCACCATGGGCCGCGCGCAGGTCGTGCCGCCGCCGGGTGGCTTTCTGCAAGCGACCCGCGAGGGCGAGGCCGCGCTGGTGACTGCGGTGCGCGACATCCTGAAGGATGCCGGCCGGATCGCCGATCTTTTCGCGGGCTGCGGCACCTTCACCCTGCCTCTGGCCGAGCAGGCCGAGGTCGATGCCTTCGAAGGGCTGGCCGCGCCGCTCGCCGCGCTCGATTCGGCCTGGCGCAAGACGGCAACCCTCAAGCGAGTCGCCAGCCATGTCCGCGATCTCGCCAAACGCCCGCTGCAGCCCGATGAGCTGGCTCCTTATGACGCGATTGTGATCGACCCGCCGCGCGCTGGGGCGGAACCGCAAGCCGTCGAACTGGCGCGCTCGGGCGTTCAGCGGCTGGCCTGGGTCAGTTGCGACCCCGTGACTTTTGCAAGGGATGCGCGGATTCTGGCCGAAGGGGGCTATCAGTTGCGCCGGCTCTATGTGGTCGATCAGTTCCGCTGGTCCGCCCATGTCGAAACTGTCGCGGAATTCGCTCGTCGCTAG
- a CDS encoding L,D-transpeptidase family protein gives MRVGAVLNRLFRAVSALFLVGLVASCGGAKPEPTKFKSYDGPPVTQIVVKKGQREMYLVSGQKVIKNYKIDLGSQPVGAKQFEGDGKTPEGLYFINRFNPNSLYHLSVGISYPNNDDRARAQMMGLRPGGDIMIHGLGPYGRAANRPDWTAGCIAVNDQEIEEIYAMLARNGNGTTGVPVFILP, from the coding sequence ATGCGGGTTGGGGCAGTGCTAAATCGACTTTTCCGTGCCGTTTCGGCGCTTTTTCTCGTTGGCCTTGTGGCCAGCTGCGGCGGGGCCAAACCCGAGCCGACCAAATTCAAAAGCTATGACGGTCCGCCGGTCACCCAGATCGTCGTGAAAAAAGGCCAGCGCGAGATGTATCTCGTCAGCGGCCAGAAGGTCATCAAGAACTACAAGATTGACCTTGGCAGCCAGCCCGTTGGCGCCAAACAGTTCGAGGGCGATGGCAAGACCCCGGAAGGGCTCTATTTCATCAACCGGTTCAACCCGAACAGCCTCTACCACCTCTCGGTCGGGATCTCTTATCCGAACAATGACGACCGCGCCCGCGCCCAGATGATGGGGCTGCGTCCCGGCGGCGATATCATGATCCACGGCCTCGGCCCCTATGGCCGCGCGGCGAACCGTCCGGATTGGACGGCGGGCTGCATCGCGGTGAACGATCAGGAAATCGAAGAGATCTATGCGATGCTGGCGCGCAATGGCAACGGCACCACTGGCGTCCCGGTCTTCATCCTGCCCTGA
- a CDS encoding NUDIX hydrolase, with the protein MSSLIRRDAVRAILLTPEDEVLLMRVRWDKRRFWITPGGGIEPGESREAALCRELAEELGLSGVVPGPQLWRREHELGHAGRRWRQCEDYFLIETPRFTPVLRDLREAQTVEAFRWWPLPELARSIEPVTPVALAAIVKDYRRHGAPDPLPPTEVVIG; encoded by the coding sequence ATGAGCTCACTGATCCGGCGCGACGCCGTCCGTGCCATCCTGCTGACCCCCGAGGACGAGGTGCTGCTGATGCGGGTGCGCTGGGACAAGCGCCGCTTCTGGATCACGCCGGGCGGCGGGATCGAGCCGGGCGAAAGCCGCGAGGCGGCTCTGTGCCGCGAGCTTGCCGAAGAGCTTGGTCTGAGCGGGGTCGTCCCGGGGCCGCAGCTTTGGCGGCGCGAGCATGAGCTCGGTCATGCGGGGCGTCGCTGGCGCCAATGCGAGGATTATTTTCTGATCGAGACGCCCCGCTTCACGCCGGTCCTGCGCGATCTGCGCGAGGCCCAGACCGTCGAGGCTTTCCGCTGGTGGCCGCTGCCCGAACTGGCGCGCAGCATCGAGCCGGTGACGCCCGTCGCGTTGGCGGCCATCGTCAAGGATTACCGCCGCCATGGCGCGCCGGACCCGCTGCCGCCGACCGAGGTCGTGATCGGTTGA